From one Pseudobdellovibrionaceae bacterium genomic stretch:
- the atpC gene encoding ATP synthase F1 subunit epsilon gives MNMFKLTLVTPEKKILTDVEVDEVVVPAFKGEINILPGHAPLMSTLGVGVLRYKLKGGSGFSSAAISWGYCEVNPQGVSILAETAETTEELDRERIEAARKKADEMLLSGKLDAEEIVKYQRKIRRAETRLALLDKK, from the coding sequence CTGAATATGTTTAAGTTAACTCTGGTAACTCCGGAGAAAAAGATACTTACTGATGTCGAGGTCGACGAAGTCGTGGTCCCGGCCTTCAAGGGCGAGATCAACATTCTTCCCGGCCACGCTCCCCTGATGTCGACTTTGGGAGTGGGAGTTTTGCGCTATAAGCTAAAGGGAGGCAGTGGGTTTTCCTCAGCCGCAATTAGTTGGGGGTATTGTGAAGTGAACCCTCAGGGCGTCAGCATTCTTGCTGAAACTGCGGAAACTACAGAAGAGCTGGATCGCGAGAGAATTGAAGCTGCTCGGAAAAAGGCCGATGAAATGTTGCTATCCGGAAAGCTGGATGCGGAAGAGATCGTTAAGTACCAGCGCAAGATTCGTCGGGCAGAGACTCGTCTGGCGCTCCTAGATAAAAAGTAG
- a CDS encoding F0F1 ATP synthase subunit alpha: MEISIRADEISRVLKEQIKNYKKDVEVSETGSVLAVGDGVARVYGLDNAMAGELVTFPGEIAGMVLNLEKDSVGVVIFGEDRGIKEGDTVKRTGKIVQVPVGEALLGRVVNSLGQAIDGRGPIESPHSRVVELKAPGIIKRHPVHEPLQTGLKAIDSMIPIGRGQRELIIGDRQTGKTAIAVDTIINQKGKDVQCFYVAIGQKQSTVALVVEKLRQAGAMDYTTVIAATANEQAPLQFIAPYTGCAMAEYFRDTGRHALIIYDDLTKQAQAYRQMSLLLRRPPGREAFPGDVFYLHSRLLERAAKLSEDAGSGSLTALPIIETQAGDISAYIPTNVISITDGQIFLESDLFYKGIRPAVSVGKSVSRVGGAAQIKAMKQVAGTLKLELAQFRELEAFAAFASDLDKATQAQLARGRRLVEILKQGQYSPYSASEQVVLIYAATNGYIDDVPEADVPRFESELMDFIQQKYKNVVQLLDEHKAIKDEVKSAMVEALEEFKAVFKAAVK, translated from the coding sequence ATGGAAATCTCAATCAGAGCTGATGAAATTAGTCGGGTTCTTAAAGAACAAATTAAAAACTACAAGAAAGACGTCGAGGTCAGCGAGACCGGAAGCGTATTGGCTGTGGGTGACGGTGTGGCCCGTGTTTACGGACTCGACAATGCCATGGCGGGTGAGCTAGTGACCTTTCCAGGTGAAATCGCCGGAATGGTATTGAACCTGGAAAAAGACTCTGTCGGTGTGGTAATTTTTGGTGAAGACAGAGGAATTAAAGAAGGTGACACGGTCAAGCGCACCGGAAAAATCGTTCAGGTTCCCGTAGGTGAAGCCCTTCTCGGGCGGGTTGTGAACTCTCTTGGTCAGGCAATTGATGGCCGTGGACCAATTGAAAGCCCCCACTCCCGAGTCGTGGAATTGAAGGCCCCTGGAATCATTAAGCGTCACCCTGTACACGAGCCCTTGCAAACGGGCCTTAAGGCGATCGACTCCATGATCCCAATTGGACGTGGGCAGCGAGAGTTGATCATTGGTGACCGGCAAACTGGCAAAACGGCAATCGCGGTGGACACCATCATCAATCAAAAAGGAAAAGACGTTCAGTGTTTTTACGTGGCTATCGGACAAAAGCAGTCAACGGTGGCTCTGGTTGTGGAAAAGCTGAGACAAGCAGGCGCCATGGACTACACAACTGTCATTGCGGCGACCGCAAATGAACAGGCGCCATTGCAGTTTATCGCTCCATACACGGGATGTGCGATGGCTGAATATTTCCGCGATACAGGCCGCCACGCCCTGATTATTTACGATGATTTGACCAAGCAGGCACAGGCCTATCGTCAAATGTCACTGCTTCTTCGCCGCCCTCCTGGTCGTGAGGCCTTTCCTGGAGACGTTTTTTATCTACACTCTCGCCTGCTAGAGCGTGCGGCAAAGCTGAGTGAAGATGCAGGCAGTGGTTCATTGACGGCACTTCCGATTATTGAAACTCAGGCAGGCGATATTTCGGCCTACATTCCTACTAACGTAATTTCTATTACTGATGGACAGATCTTTCTTGAGTCAGATTTGTTCTATAAAGGTATTCGTCCGGCAGTTTCGGTCGGTAAATCAGTGTCTCGTGTGGGTGGTGCGGCGCAAATTAAGGCTATGAAGCAGGTTGCCGGTACACTTAAACTTGAGCTGGCCCAGTTCCGCGAGCTTGAGGCTTTCGCGGCCTTTGCATCAGATTTAGATAAAGCAACCCAGGCCCAGCTGGCTCGTGGACGTCGGTTGGTTGAGATTCTTAAGCAGGGTCAGTATAGCCCCTACTCTGCGTCTGAGCAGGTTGTTCTGATTTATGCTGCAACAAATGGCTACATTGACGACGTTCCAGAGGCGGACGTTCCCCGTTTCGAATCTGAACTGATGGATTTTATCCAACAAAAGTACAAGAACGTCGTTCAGTTGTTGGACGAGCACAAAGCCATCAAGGACGAAGTTAAGAGTGCGATGGTTGAGGCTCTGGAAGAGTTTAAAGCCGTTTTTAAAGCAGCGGTTAAATAA
- a CDS encoding NADH-quinone oxidoreductase subunit A, translating to MSPMVTILVLGVFVALFGTALIVVSSLLGPRLPQAEMKKRPYECGLEGEIKSDTKVPVKFYLTAILFILFDIEIIFMYPWAVAYGDYLSAGKGVYIFIAMAVFLAVFIFGLLWEIKSKALEWE from the coding sequence ATGTCACCCATGGTAACCATTCTTGTTCTTGGCGTCTTTGTCGCCCTTTTTGGAACAGCATTAATCGTAGTTTCATCCCTGTTGGGACCCAGACTTCCACAAGCAGAAATGAAAAAGCGGCCCTATGAGTGTGGGCTCGAAGGCGAGATTAAGAGCGACACCAAAGTTCCGGTGAAGTTTTACTTAACCGCCATTCTCTTTATCCTTTTCGATATCGAAATCATCTTCATGTATCCATGGGCGGTTGCCTACGGGGATTATCTTTCTGCCGGCAAGGGTGTTTACATTTTTATCGCCATGGCGGTCTTTTTGGCGGTGTTTATTTTTGGACTTCTTTGGGAAATCAAATCGAAAGCCCTGGAGTGGGAATAA
- a CDS encoding glycoside hydrolase family 3 protein, with translation MANIIPKKFWNLLCVLGGWLYRFIIPSLVVVTLISGFSAYGQALPLNEVDKGKIEEKLARMTLEEKVGQMFVLGFRGQQIDGHIRGLIHKFKPGSFIVFRRNIRTPQQIFTLNKQIQELSLKEIGLPMLLMVDQEGGTVTRIKTNPAPPSALALGMTEDTKLVRDAGAITGKIVSLLGFNMNLAPVMDLSDPYQNSFIGNRSFGQNPQKVKLYGEAYSTGLADSGVIPTSKHYPGHGGVITDSHLALPKKLDTLEQLEKSALIPFDWFAKFQYPSAIMVAHIAFPNIDPSGVPATFSKMLIEDVLRKRANYPGLVITDDIEMSAAGTIGGVGERAVRSIIAGCDQVMVAWTPRKQREALIAVRDAVESGRITLARVDESVRRILRVKLSLNPKEKAEVPRSEFLTQFTQLVGELKDITNRVSQANLDKSMRGYSYLEGAGRDLTDALVFTADPRFFYTFRDAWGQGAKFRGLSPKYDPKISKALAIRPDAIAIYYATGTGTVRILNNLDETSKARMLVVNTTNPGAIFNTNQFLAVVNLNSRNFRSGAWIAEYLKKEPSLDQLREPTSEANEARLRVLRKRKLRLQN, from the coding sequence ATGGCCAATATTATACCCAAGAAATTTTGGAATCTCCTTTGTGTTTTGGGTGGTTGGCTGTATCGGTTCATAATCCCGTCCTTGGTCGTGGTGACCTTGATCTCAGGTTTCTCGGCTTACGGTCAGGCTCTACCCCTCAATGAGGTGGACAAAGGCAAGATTGAAGAGAAGCTCGCCCGCATGACCTTGGAAGAAAAAGTCGGTCAGATGTTCGTCTTAGGCTTCCGTGGCCAACAAATTGACGGCCATATCAGAGGTTTAATTCACAAATTTAAGCCTGGATCGTTTATTGTTTTTCGTCGCAATATTAGAACTCCTCAGCAAATTTTCACTCTCAATAAGCAAATCCAGGAGCTCTCGCTAAAAGAGATCGGCCTTCCCATGCTGCTAATGGTGGACCAGGAGGGAGGCACTGTAACCCGCATTAAGACGAACCCTGCACCTCCCAGTGCCCTTGCCCTAGGTATGACCGAAGACACCAAACTAGTGCGCGATGCTGGAGCTATTACTGGAAAGATCGTCTCTCTATTAGGTTTTAATATGAATCTGGCGCCGGTGATGGACCTATCTGATCCTTACCAAAACTCCTTCATCGGTAATAGATCATTTGGGCAGAATCCGCAGAAGGTGAAGCTCTATGGCGAGGCTTATTCGACAGGATTGGCGGACTCTGGAGTCATTCCCACCTCTAAACACTACCCAGGGCACGGCGGCGTTATTACCGATAGCCACCTAGCCCTTCCAAAGAAGCTCGACACCCTCGAACAGCTTGAAAAGTCTGCGTTGATTCCCTTTGATTGGTTTGCAAAGTTTCAGTACCCAAGTGCAATCATGGTCGCCCACATTGCGTTCCCAAATATTGATCCTTCTGGGGTCCCAGCCACCTTTTCCAAAATGCTGATCGAAGATGTGTTACGAAAAAGGGCTAATTATCCAGGCCTGGTTATCACGGATGACATCGAAATGAGTGCCGCCGGTACTATCGGCGGAGTTGGGGAGCGTGCCGTGCGATCCATTATTGCTGGATGCGACCAGGTGATGGTGGCCTGGACTCCGCGCAAACAACGAGAGGCCTTAATTGCGGTCAGGGACGCTGTGGAAAGTGGGCGTATCACATTGGCTCGTGTTGATGAAAGTGTGAGACGGATATTGAGGGTCAAACTCTCACTAAATCCCAAAGAAAAGGCTGAGGTACCTCGTAGCGAGTTTCTCACCCAATTTACCCAGCTTGTTGGTGAACTCAAAGATATTACCAACCGAGTGAGCCAAGCTAACTTGGACAAATCCATGCGTGGATACTCTTACCTCGAGGGAGCTGGCCGCGATCTCACCGATGCCCTGGTGTTTACCGCCGATCCAAGATTTTTTTACACCTTTAGGGATGCCTGGGGACAGGGGGCTAAGTTTCGCGGCCTCTCTCCAAAGTACGATCCCAAGATTTCCAAAGCCCTCGCCATTCGACCCGACGCAATTGCCATTTACTACGCAACTGGTACGGGGACAGTCCGCATTCTGAACAACCTTGACGAGACATCCAAGGCCAGGATGCTGGTTGTTAACACGACCAACCCGGGAGCAATTTTTAACACCAATCAGTTTTTGGCGGTGGTGAATCTAAACTCCAGAAATTTCCGTTCTGGTGCATGGATTGCGGAGTACCTCAAAAAAGAGCCCAGTCTTGATCAGCTTCGCGAACCAACCTCTGAGGCAAATGAAGCCCGGCTGCGCGTTTTAAGAAAGCGTAAACTACGACTGCAAAACTAA
- the mfd gene encoding transcription-repair coupling factor, with the protein MGTKTNPAEPWHPRLGTLVAHAWEKDSTRNLHVVGTTSYTLAAGMVADSIPWDGGKARLVVLPTDDDVVRFVEALTFFTPLHPVYVLPGFDVSPYDNLYPNPRVTAQRIKWLAAAQEARPGQIFVSSVMALLQRTLPFDDLSRRTLRIRKGQSLDSDFYKQLGLLGYQNVSVVDEVGGYALRGGILDIYSPFHIQPTRLELFGDEVESIRPFDPETQRSEDGDLSEMVLLPPREIVYDEDHLQDVIARYRATIRDREIDSSEIEMVLHSLTQRQFFPGVEFLLRCFYPQAVSPLDHFCCDLSVTTVDPLEVARHHDLTRESMKADYLGSPSAVIRPSVEDLYDSLEQAPWPGGTRRIDFSKIHLAEEWSSEEEDFANIIEYPAPDMAEFRKQAVALLNKPAEQIPYIREKITQLKEDGFAVFICTHSQSSASRINLLLEKCELDTEVFELIHLPWTTCQDAQSRNPNLVHLFVGPWPETVKSNPDKIVFLRDSDFWGHKKARRDYQTKGTLAQRANAVTFGDLKAGDFVVHKLHGVGIYEGLKIMDIQGVPTEMIHLRYKDNDSLYLPVYRIGQIQKYSGPASPKLMDKLGGTGWEKTKTKVRKHLRDMALDLLQLYAKRAQVERPPFSEADENFFSFENAFPYEETEDQNKVIGDVLSDMTGPQPMDRLLCGDVGFGKTEVAMRAAFKAVEDGRQVAVIAPTTVLTFQHTRTFRKRFAQWPVTVKSLNRFVPAKEIKQTLREMEEGKVDIVIGTHRLLSKDIKFKNLGLLIVDEEQKFGVKHKETLRKMKASVDTLALSATPIPRTLHMSLVGIRDLSLLNTPPLDRLPTRTFVCKFDKETIRKAVMAEIGRGGQVFFIHNRVQSIYALADELRVLLPDVRMAVAHGQMEEDQLEKTMIQFFNHELDVLICTTIIESGMDIPRANTMFVDRADHFGLSQLYQLRGRVGRSKERAYCYLLIPPNRRIDPDAQERLRVLQENTALGSGIRIAHYDLELRGAGDLLGQDQSGHINAIGYELYMELLDEAVRNAKGDPKQMEDLEPEINIRIPAFIPDRYISDIRVRLFYYKSMTEIRSPEDLERIEEELRDQFGKPPDEVLNLLGIMLIRRLCCDLGVKDLNAGAKRISLAFTDQTNLPVDKVIELTSRENKKFALTPDSRLIVRMNDITWPNVYEELVLLKRLLPTKH; encoded by the coding sequence ATGGGTACCAAGACAAATCCCGCCGAACCTTGGCACCCTCGTTTAGGGACCCTGGTGGCTCATGCCTGGGAAAAGGATTCCACCCGCAATCTCCATGTTGTGGGAACGACCTCGTACACCTTGGCTGCGGGCATGGTCGCGGATTCAATTCCCTGGGATGGGGGGAAGGCCCGACTGGTGGTCCTTCCCACAGACGACGATGTGGTCCGTTTCGTTGAGGCACTGACCTTTTTTACACCCCTACATCCTGTTTATGTCCTTCCCGGTTTTGACGTTAGTCCCTACGATAATCTGTACCCCAATCCCAGGGTGACGGCGCAAAGGATTAAGTGGCTGGCGGCGGCTCAAGAGGCTAGGCCCGGCCAGATCTTTGTTTCCTCGGTGATGGCCCTCTTGCAAAGGACTCTCCCGTTCGATGATTTGTCGCGTAGGACCTTGCGGATTCGAAAGGGCCAGTCTCTCGACTCGGACTTTTATAAACAGCTTGGTCTACTTGGATACCAAAATGTCAGCGTGGTAGATGAGGTCGGCGGCTATGCCCTTCGCGGCGGAATTTTGGACATCTACTCCCCCTTTCACATCCAACCCACTCGACTTGAGCTTTTTGGGGACGAAGTCGAATCCATTCGCCCGTTTGATCCTGAAACCCAACGCAGCGAGGACGGCGATCTTAGTGAGATGGTATTATTGCCCCCTCGGGAAATCGTTTACGACGAAGACCATCTCCAGGATGTCATTGCTAGGTACCGGGCGACCATTCGGGACCGAGAGATTGACAGTAGCGAAATCGAAATGGTCCTTCACTCTCTCACCCAGCGTCAGTTTTTCCCCGGAGTGGAGTTTCTTTTGCGCTGTTTTTATCCTCAGGCAGTATCTCCTTTAGACCATTTCTGCTGTGATTTGTCCGTGACAACTGTCGACCCCCTCGAAGTTGCTCGCCATCACGATTTAACCCGCGAGTCCATGAAGGCCGACTACTTAGGCTCTCCATCCGCTGTTATCCGCCCTTCAGTTGAAGATTTGTACGACAGCCTGGAGCAAGCGCCCTGGCCCGGGGGTACTCGCCGTATTGATTTTTCTAAAATACACCTTGCTGAAGAATGGAGCTCTGAAGAGGAAGATTTTGCCAACATCATTGAATACCCCGCACCCGACATGGCTGAGTTCCGCAAGCAGGCCGTTGCACTGCTCAATAAGCCGGCCGAGCAAATCCCCTACATCAGGGAAAAGATCACCCAGCTTAAAGAGGATGGCTTTGCTGTTTTTATTTGTACTCACTCGCAAAGCAGTGCCAGTCGGATCAACTTGTTACTGGAGAAGTGCGAGTTAGATACAGAGGTTTTTGAGTTGATTCATTTGCCTTGGACCACCTGTCAGGATGCCCAGTCGAGAAATCCAAATCTTGTGCATCTGTTTGTTGGGCCTTGGCCTGAAACCGTTAAATCTAACCCAGACAAAATCGTTTTTCTTAGAGATTCGGATTTTTGGGGCCACAAGAAAGCTCGCCGGGACTATCAGACAAAGGGCACTCTCGCTCAGCGAGCTAATGCCGTTACCTTTGGCGATTTGAAGGCCGGGGACTTCGTCGTTCACAAGCTCCATGGCGTCGGCATTTACGAGGGCCTCAAGATCATGGACATCCAGGGTGTGCCGACGGAAATGATCCATCTTCGTTATAAAGATAACGACAGCCTGTACTTGCCCGTTTATCGCATAGGTCAAATTCAGAAATACTCGGGGCCGGCCTCGCCGAAATTAATGGACAAACTCGGTGGCACGGGTTGGGAAAAGACCAAAACCAAGGTTCGAAAACATCTCCGTGATATGGCCTTGGACCTGCTGCAGCTCTACGCAAAACGAGCTCAGGTAGAACGCCCGCCTTTTTCTGAGGCCGATGAGAATTTTTTTAGCTTTGAAAATGCCTTTCCCTATGAGGAAACTGAAGATCAAAACAAGGTGATCGGCGATGTCCTGTCCGACATGACCGGCCCTCAACCCATGGACCGATTGCTTTGTGGTGATGTCGGGTTTGGCAAGACGGAGGTCGCCATGCGAGCAGCCTTTAAGGCTGTCGAAGATGGGAGACAAGTGGCTGTCATCGCTCCCACCACGGTTCTGACCTTTCAACACACGCGGACCTTCCGCAAACGATTTGCTCAGTGGCCGGTGACAGTTAAGTCGTTGAATCGCTTTGTTCCAGCAAAGGAGATCAAACAAACACTCAGGGAGATGGAAGAGGGAAAGGTCGATATTGTCATCGGCACCCACAGGCTATTGAGTAAAGACATAAAATTCAAAAACCTCGGATTGTTGATTGTCGATGAAGAACAAAAGTTCGGCGTCAAACACAAAGAGACCCTGCGCAAAATGAAGGCCAGTGTGGATACCTTGGCCCTCTCGGCCACGCCCATTCCCCGAACCTTGCACATGAGTCTTGTAGGGATTAGGGACCTAAGCCTTCTTAATACTCCTCCGCTCGATCGTCTACCAACGCGAACCTTCGTCTGCAAGTTTGATAAGGAGACTATTCGCAAAGCGGTGATGGCTGAGATTGGTCGTGGTGGCCAGGTTTTTTTCATCCACAACCGCGTGCAGAGTATATATGCATTAGCTGATGAATTGAGAGTTCTCCTACCCGATGTGCGCATGGCCGTGGCTCATGGTCAAATGGAAGAAGACCAGCTAGAGAAGACCATGATTCAGTTTTTTAACCACGAGCTTGATGTTCTAATCTGTACAACCATCATTGAATCTGGAATGGACATTCCCAGGGCAAACACTATGTTTGTCGACCGGGCTGACCACTTTGGCCTGAGTCAGCTATACCAATTGCGGGGACGGGTAGGGCGCAGTAAGGAGCGCGCCTACTGCTATTTGTTGATTCCACCAAATCGGCGGATTGATCCCGACGCCCAGGAGCGCCTGCGGGTTCTCCAGGAAAACACGGCTCTTGGCAGCGGGATTCGCATCGCCCACTACGACCTAGAATTGCGTGGAGCAGGGGATTTGCTTGGACAAGACCAGTCCGGGCATATCAATGCCATCGGTTACGAGCTCTACATGGAGCTACTTGATGAGGCGGTTCGCAATGCCAAAGGTGATCCCAAGCAAATGGAAGACTTGGAGCCCGAGATCAACATTAGAATTCCCGCCTTTATCCCCGACCGCTACATATCTGATATCCGTGTACGTCTTTTCTATTACAAATCCATGACCGAAATTCGCTCTCCAGAGGATTTGGAGAGAATTGAAGAGGAGCTCCGAGACCAATTTGGTAAACCTCCCGATGAGGTCTTAAACCTACTCGGGATCATGCTGATCCGACGGCTTTGTTGTGATTTGGGGGTAAAAGATTTAAATGCAGGAGCCAAGCGAATCTCTTTGGCCTTTACGGATCAAACCAACCTTCCGGTTGATAAGGTGATCGAATTGACCTCCCGGGAAAATAAAAAGTTTGCTCTTACGCCTGACAGCCGTCTGATCGTACGCATGAATGATATCACTTGGCCCAACGTTTACGAGGAACTGGTTTTACTTAAGCGCTTATTGCCAACAAAACACTAG
- the atpD gene encoding F0F1 ATP synthase subunit beta: MENGKIVQVMGPVVDVEFPGGELPPIYTALKVTNKSIDDRDWNLVLEVAQHLGDRVVRTIAMDSSEGLVRGTAVQNTGDTITTPVGPEVLGRILNVVGEPIDEKGEVKAKERWPIHRPSPKFEDQATAQEMLMTGIKVIDLLAPYAKGGKIGLFGGAGVGKTVLIQELIRNIATEHGGYSVFAGVGERTREGNDLYREMTESGVINKTALVFGQMNEPPGARARVALTGLTQAEYFRDTEGQDVLLFIDNIFRFTQAGAEVSALLGRIPSAVGYQPTLGTEMGAMQERITSTKKGSITSVQAVYVPADDYTDPAPATTFTHLDATTNLDRDIAALGIYPAVHPLTSTSRILTADVVGEEHYRTARDVQALLQRYRELQDIIAILGMDELSEDDKLVVARARKVQRFLSQPFFVAEQFTGMQGKYVDIKETVRGFREILDGKHDSVPEQAFYLVGTIEDALEKAKRL, encoded by the coding sequence ATGGAAAATGGAAAGATTGTTCAAGTAATGGGTCCAGTTGTGGACGTGGAATTTCCCGGAGGAGAACTCCCCCCGATTTATACAGCCTTGAAGGTTACAAATAAATCTATCGATGACCGCGACTGGAACCTGGTTTTGGAAGTTGCCCAGCACCTTGGCGACCGAGTGGTAAGAACGATTGCAATGGACTCTTCGGAGGGTTTGGTTCGGGGTACGGCAGTTCAAAATACGGGCGACACCATTACCACCCCGGTTGGCCCTGAAGTTTTGGGCCGAATTCTTAATGTGGTTGGTGAGCCCATCGATGAGAAGGGTGAAGTCAAGGCAAAGGAGCGCTGGCCGATTCATCGTCCGTCTCCAAAGTTTGAGGATCAGGCAACAGCTCAAGAAATGCTCATGACTGGAATTAAGGTTATTGACCTTCTCGCCCCCTACGCAAAGGGTGGTAAGATTGGTCTTTTCGGTGGTGCCGGTGTGGGTAAGACGGTTCTTATTCAGGAGCTGATCCGCAACATCGCCACGGAGCACGGCGGTTACTCTGTTTTTGCCGGTGTGGGCGAGCGGACTCGTGAAGGAAACGATTTGTATCGTGAGATGACGGAGTCAGGAGTTATTAACAAAACCGCTCTAGTGTTTGGACAAATGAATGAGCCTCCTGGAGCCCGTGCCCGCGTGGCCCTGACCGGCCTGACGCAGGCGGAGTACTTCCGTGATACCGAAGGACAAGACGTTCTACTGTTTATTGACAACATCTTCCGTTTTACCCAGGCAGGTGCTGAGGTATCAGCTCTCTTGGGTCGTATTCCTTCGGCGGTGGGTTACCAGCCGACTTTGGGTACAGAGATGGGAGCCATGCAGGAGCGGATTACTTCTACTAAGAAGGGTTCTATTACATCTGTGCAGGCAGTCTACGTTCCTGCGGATGACTACACGGATCCGGCACCAGCGACGACATTTACTCACTTGGATGCGACAACAAATTTGGATCGTGATATTGCGGCCCTTGGTATTTATCCAGCGGTTCACCCACTGACCTCAACGTCGCGAATTTTAACTGCGGACGTTGTTGGTGAGGAGCATTACCGTACGGCCCGAGACGTACAGGCCCTGTTGCAGCGCTATCGCGAACTGCAAGACATTATCGCGATTTTGGGTATGGATGAGTTGTCTGAGGATGACAAATTGGTTGTGGCTCGTGCCCGTAAGGTTCAACGCTTCTTGTCTCAGCCCTTCTTCGTTGCAGAGCAGTTTACAGGTATGCAAGGTAAGTACGTGGATATCAAAGAAACAGTTCGTGGATTCCGTGAGATCCTTGATGGAAAACATGACTCGGTACCTGAGCAGGCGTTCTATCTTGTGGGTACGATTGAAGATGCGCTCGAAAAGGCGAAGCGCCTGTAA
- the atpG gene encoding ATP synthase F1 subunit gamma, with amino-acid sequence MPSLKDIRVRIASVKNTQQITRAMKMVSAAKLRRAQNNIVNLRPYANKVLSVIADIAATHRVSHPLLSPSPHPKKILLVVVTSDRGLCGGFNANVNKFAERFYKENKDQYEVLDFLFVGRKAGDYFRRRHITGIDTITNLARDISYVLAASVAERLMKSYSEGGYDEIRLVYNEFKSAIAQNLVCETLLPIDLSQGTLHEQTDSKFSKDLIFEPAPEEIIDELLHKHFAVHVYRCMSESVAAEHAARMTAMENATNNAKEMIDSLTLTYNKLRQASITKELIEICSGAEALKG; translated from the coding sequence ATGCCGAGCTTAAAGGACATACGAGTAAGAATTGCGAGTGTTAAAAACACTCAGCAAATTACCCGGGCCATGAAGATGGTTTCGGCGGCCAAATTGCGTCGGGCGCAGAACAATATTGTGAATCTGCGGCCCTATGCAAATAAGGTCCTTTCGGTGATTGCGGACATTGCGGCCACGCACCGGGTTTCTCACCCACTGCTGAGCCCCAGTCCTCACCCGAAAAAGATCCTGTTGGTTGTGGTCACCAGTGACCGGGGATTGTGCGGTGGATTTAATGCCAACGTGAATAAGTTTGCCGAGCGCTTTTACAAGGAGAACAAAGATCAGTATGAAGTACTGGACTTTTTGTTTGTCGGACGTAAAGCGGGCGATTACTTCAGGCGGCGTCATATCACCGGAATCGACACTATTACAAATCTTGCCAGAGACATTTCCTACGTGTTAGCTGCGTCAGTTGCCGAGCGATTGATGAAGAGCTACAGCGAGGGCGGCTACGACGAAATTCGCCTGGTCTACAATGAGTTTAAGTCGGCGATTGCACAAAATCTTGTCTGTGAAACCCTGTTACCGATTGATTTGAGCCAGGGAACTCTTCATGAGCAAACGGATTCCAAGTTTTCCAAGGACTTGATCTTCGAACCTGCGCCTGAAGAGATCATCGACGAGCTTCTGCACAAGCATTTTGCTGTGCATGTGTATCGTTGTATGTCTGAGAGTGTGGCTGCTGAACATGCCGCTCGAATGACGGCGATGGAAAACGCCACAAATAATGCAAAAGAAATGATCGATAGTCTTACACTCACCTATAACAAACTCCGCCAGGCCTCGATTACGAAAGAGTTGATTGAGATCTGCAGTGGAGCTGAAGCGTTGAAGGGATAA